From Halotia branconii CENA392, the proteins below share one genomic window:
- the glsA gene encoding glutaminase A yields the protein MKALVRLTNTELLTWIQQTKSLADQGKVCDRIPQLALANPRWFAAHICCVSGQTYSLGDTACVFPLMSIIKSFSFLYLLENMGADAVLHWVGVEPSDTAFNSLDQLIADRGYPRNPMINSGAITIADKLPGKTASDRTHNLCQWLNKLAGCQLYLDEVMLASVRASRAAANQAIANYLAETKHIKNLEIALDTYEQICCLSGRVEDLASLGKLLACNNDSLSLQNRQIVNAVMLTCGLYEASAKFAVQIGLPMKSGIGGGLLAIVPNQGAIACYSPALDNIGNPVAAIAFVEALSKHLQLSIFS from the coding sequence TTGAAAGCACTTGTAAGACTAACTAATACCGAGTTATTAACTTGGATACAGCAAACTAAATCTCTGGCTGACCAGGGAAAAGTGTGCGATCGCATTCCACAATTAGCTTTAGCTAATCCTCGTTGGTTTGCAGCTCACATCTGCTGTGTTTCAGGACAAACTTATAGTTTGGGGGATACAGCTTGTGTGTTCCCCTTAATGAGTATTATCAAATCTTTTTCTTTTCTGTATCTGCTAGAAAATATGGGAGCAGATGCAGTTTTGCACTGGGTTGGCGTTGAACCATCGGATACTGCTTTTAATTCTTTAGATCAATTGATTGCCGATCGCGGATATCCCCGCAACCCGATGATTAATAGTGGGGCAATTACCATTGCTGATAAATTACCAGGAAAAACCGCCAGCGATCGCACCCATAATTTATGTCAATGGTTAAACAAATTGGCAGGTTGTCAATTATATTTAGATGAAGTCATGCTAGCTTCGGTACGTGCGTCTCGTGCAGCTGCTAACCAAGCGATCGCCAACTATCTTGCAGAAACTAAGCATATAAAAAATCTAGAAATAGCTCTTGACACTTATGAGCAGATATGCTGTTTATCTGGGCGAGTTGAAGATTTAGCTTCACTAGGAAAACTCTTAGCTTGTAACAACGACTCTTTATCGCTACAAAACCGCCAGATTGTGAATGCTGTGATGTTAACCTGTGGACTTTACGAAGCTTCTGCCAAGTTTGCAGTTCAAATTGGTTTACCGATGAAATCTGGAATTGGCGGCGGACTTTTAGCAATAGTACCAAATCAAGGAGCGATCGCTTGCTACAGTCCCGCCTTAGATAATATAGGTAATCCTGTAGCTGCGATCGCTTTTGTTGAAGCTTTATCAAAACACTTACAGTTGAGTATCTTCAGCTAA
- a CDS encoding SIMPL domain-containing protein — MNYFPSLNFRLNSGKTWQFLLLAFGFLSLVGCQAAQSRVEPNTAFPSQTLVVSGRGMVDIPKTTARVSLGVEVQAQTSALVQQELAKRSQAVLDLLKARPDVTKLETTSISLNPRYSQKDGKQAISGYSATNLVRFQIAPEKIGSLLDEAVKTGATRIDGVTLVASDEAIAAAQKQAINAASKNARSQADAALGALELKQQEIVNIQINGASPPMPVVMQMNDLIQKAAPTNSFNTSVVAGEQRIEAFVTLQVRYQPTVR; from the coding sequence ATGAATTATTTTCCTTCGTTAAATTTTAGACTCAACTCTGGAAAAACATGGCAATTTTTATTATTGGCTTTTGGGTTCTTAAGTTTAGTAGGTTGTCAAGCAGCTCAAAGCCGAGTTGAACCAAATACGGCATTCCCATCGCAAACACTTGTGGTTTCTGGACGAGGGATGGTAGATATTCCCAAAACAACTGCACGAGTCAGCTTAGGTGTGGAGGTGCAAGCCCAAACTTCTGCACTTGTACAACAGGAACTTGCCAAGCGATCGCAAGCAGTGCTTGACTTATTAAAAGCGCGTCCAGATGTAACGAAGTTAGAAACGACCAGTATCAGTCTTAACCCTCGCTACAGCCAAAAGGACGGGAAACAAGCAATCTCTGGCTATTCTGCAACCAACCTTGTTCGCTTCCAAATAGCCCCAGAAAAAATTGGCTCGTTGTTAGACGAAGCAGTTAAAACCGGAGCTACAAGGATTGATGGTGTAACATTAGTCGCATCAGATGAAGCGATCGCTGCTGCACAAAAACAAGCAATCAATGCCGCCTCGAAAAACGCTAGATCTCAAGCAGATGCAGCTTTGGGCGCTCTGGAATTAAAGCAACAAGAAATTGTCAATATTCAAATTAACGGTGCTAGTCCACCTATGCCAGTTGTAATGCAGATGAATGATTTGATACAAAAAGCGGCTCCAACAAATTCATTTAATACATCTGTTGTTGCTGGAGAACAACGGATAGAAGCTTTTGTGACGCTGCAAGTTCGCTATCAACCAACTGTTCGGTAA
- a CDS encoding Uma2 family endonuclease, which translates to MLLELRRLSIPPGQRVLLRDVSWQEFELILDELGEHRSTRVTYNNGILEIITPLPEHKDDKEIISDLIKVLLEELDIEFRSLGSTTYKKQSMLKGIEPDQCFYIQNELAIRGKKRLDLTVDPPPDLALEIDITSRTHPDIYQALGVPELWRFEQSSLQINVLQDGEYIETQTSALFPSLPLKEVIPRYLEQSKTMGRNAVIKAFRQWLKTFC; encoded by the coding sequence ATGTTGCTCGAACTAAGGCGATTGAGTATTCCACCAGGGCAACGAGTGCTGCTTCGTGATGTCAGTTGGCAAGAATTTGAGTTGATTTTAGACGAGTTAGGGGAACATCGTTCAACTCGTGTTACATATAACAATGGAATTTTGGAAATCATAACTCCTTTGCCTGAACATAAAGACGACAAAGAAATTATTAGTGATTTAATCAAAGTTTTATTGGAAGAATTGGACATTGAGTTTAGAAGTTTAGGCTCAACAACATACAAAAAACAGTCGATGCTAAAAGGAATCGAACCCGACCAATGCTTCTACATTCAAAATGAACTAGCCATTCGTGGTAAAAAACGACTTGACTTGACAGTTGATCCTCCCCCAGATTTGGCTCTAGAAATTGATATCACATCTCGCACCCATCCCGATATTTATCAAGCACTTGGAGTTCCTGAACTTTGGCGATTTGAGCAATCAAGCTTACAAATCAATGTGTTGCAAGATGGAGAGTATATAGAGACACAAACAAGCGCCTTATTTCCAAGTTTGCCACTGAAGGAGGTAATTCCTCGCTATTTAGAACAAAGCAAAACGATGGGTCGCAATGCCGTAATCAAAGCTTTTCGACAGTGGCTCAAGACTTTTTGCTGA